GCCGTGCTTCTGAACCGCGGTCTCAATCTCCGCCAGGCTTTCGCGGATACGGAACGGGTTGTAGCCCGCCAGTCCGACGAAGCGCTCCGGATAGCGCTCGGTGTATTGCAGGACGTCCTCGAGCTGGGTGTCCATGTACATCCACTTGTTCCAGTACGACCACATCTTGCACTGGGTGATGAACACCTTGTCGACGCCGGCGGCATCCATGCGCTCGAGCATCTGCTCGATGGAGGCGAAGCGCGGCAGGCCGCCGATGGCCCGCTCCATGCGGCACACCAACTCGCCCTGCTTGGCCCGGTCCCACTTCTCCATGAACTCGGGCGTCGCCACGTAGTACATACAGTCGATGGCGCGGACATTCTGCGGCATGGTAGTCCTTTGCACTGTCGGGCCGCACCGGTCACGCCGGCGCACAACCCGGCTTGCCTGATGACTTGATTAGAGTGCTCCTCGGCGCCTGGGGCAGTGACACGAGTCACAGGGGGTAGTGACAGCGTAGGACTCGGCGCCCAAGGTGTGTTGAATCGGGTCCCGAGGTAAGACCGCGAATCTTGGCGTCCCCGACGGGATTTGAACCCGTGTTACCGCCGTGAAAGGGCGATGTCCTAGGCCGGGCTAGACGACGGGGACGACCGGGCAGCGCGTGCGGGCTGCGCAGCAAGCATCAAGTGCAAGGCGGGATGCACGCAGAGACGATGCTAACAGTCCCTGCGAAGCAGTGTCAAAACGCAGTCTGCGCCAAGCGCAGCGGCAAGGTCACGTGTCTGGCCGATAAGCAGGGTGTATCTTGAGGTTCGGGCTCAAGGCCTCCTCAGGCAACCTGACGCCTGCCCAGGCGCAACTAAATGACTGATTCTGCAAGCTCATTTTTGAGAGTCTGGAGGGTGGGAGTATGGCAGACGTCGAATCACCAAGGCCGGAAAGAAGCGGGAAGAAGACGCTGCTGCTGATAGCAGCGCTGTTGTACGTATTTGCGTCCTTTTACGTCATGTTTGACTTGCGCAGCAGCCTGGAAGCGCAGCAGAACGCGCTGACCAAGGCCACGGAAGAGCAGCAGAAGCTGGCGCAGAGCCTGGAGTCCGCAGAGTCGAGCCTGAGAGCTTCGGACGAGGCGCTGGGCGAGAAGGTGGGTCTGGCGCAGCAGGAGCTGCAAGCGCGCGCTGCGGAGCTGCAGAAGCAGCAGCGGGCGCAGGTGGCGCGGCTGATGAAGCAGCAGAAAGAGCAGATGGAAGAGGTCACGGGCCAGGTCGAGGACGTAAAGACAGATGTGGCCAGCGCCAAGAGCGACCTGGAGGCGACGAGGCAACGCTTGGATTCAACCATCGGTGACCTAGGCCTGCAGAGCGGCCTGATTGCCCGCACGCGCGAGGAACTGGATATCCTGAAACGCCGTGGCCAAAAGAACTACCACGAGTTCGCTCTGCTTAAGGGCAAGGCTCCCATGCGCGTGGCCGATATCAGCCTGGCGCTGAAGAAGTCCGATCCCAAGAAGAGCAAGTTCACGCTCAACGTGATCGCCGACGACCGCACCATCGAAAAGAAAGACCGCAACCTGTTCGAGCCCCTGCAGTTCTATACCGGCAAAGACCGCAGCCTGTATGAGCTGGTGATCTTTACCATGGATAAGAACAAGGTGACGGGATACTTGGCGACGCCCAAGGAAGTCGCGTCCGCCAAGCTGGAAGCGCAGCAGTAGCTAAGAGACGACCTTGGGGTGGCTAGAAGCCACCCCATTCTCACTCCCACCCTATCGCTCCAAATGCGGGAGCGATAAGGGTGGGGCATGCCCAACGTTTCCCGAAATGATGGGCCAGCCCGCCCCGGGGCGGTTCCAGTCAGAGCTTCTGGTTGATGCGCCTTGCGCGCATGGCCATGAGCTTGCGATGCATGTCGAGGGCGGCGTTGCGGGCGGCGGCTACGGCGGTCACCACCAGGTCGGCGCCGCGGACGTTGTCGCCGGCGGCGTACACATCTTCGCGCGTGGTGCGGCCGGTTTCTTCGCTTTCCACCACCACCGTGCCCCACTTCGTGGTCTTAAGGTTCTCGGTGGTCTCCGGGATCTCGGTTTCCGGGCTGTATCCGATCGCCATCACCACGGTGTCGCACGGCATGACGAAGTTGGAGCCCTCGATGGGCACCGGCGAGCGCCTTCCCTTGGCATCGGGAGCGCCCAGGCGCATGCGGATACACTCGGCGGCGCACACGTTGCCGCTTTCGTCGCCGAGCAGCTTCACCGGCGCCGTGAGCCATTCGAACTGCACGCCTTCTTCGCGGGCATTGACGCGCTCTTCCCCGCGGCCGGGCATTTCGGCTTCCGTTCGCCGATAGACACAGTAGACATCGGACTCCGGGTTGAGCCGGCGCGCGGTGCGCACGCAGTCCATGGCCGTATCGCCGCCGCCGATGACGATGGTGATCTTGCCCACGTGTGGCCTGTAATCCTTGCCGCCTTCCAGCATCCAGGCGGGAAGCAGTTCACGGGGCAGGTTGCCGCGCACCAGATACTCGGTCGCCTGATAGACGTTGTGCAGGGTGTCTTCGCCGGGAATCTTCATCTGGCCGCCCTTGACGGCGCCGTAGCCCAGAAACACCAGGTCGGCCTGCTTGAGCAGGTCCTCGACGGGATGGTCGCGGCCGACCTGATAGTTGCAGATGAAGCGGATGCCCATCTCCTCGAGAAAACGGATCTTGGCGAAGACGATGTCCTTGTTGAGCTTGAAGCCGGGGATGCCGTAGAGCAGGAGGCCACCGGGATGCGGCCAGGCGTCGTAGACTGTGATGGCGTGGCCGCGCACCGCCAGTTCTTCGGCCACAGCCAGTCCGGCCGGCCCGGCGCCCACCACCGCCACCCGCATGCCCGTGGCCGGCAACTTGGGACGCGGCAGGTAGCCGTGGTTGCGGCGGACATAATCGACTACGAACGCTTCCAGCTTGCCGATGTGCACCGGTTTCTCGCGCGCTGCCAGGACGCAGGATCCCTCACACTGCTTCTCCTGCGGGCAGATGCGTCCGCAGACATCGGGGAAGTTCGAGTTTTCCAGGAACACCCGCCCCGCGCCCACGATGTCACCCTGGCTGAGGAGAAACATGGCGGTGGGAATGTCGTTATGCAAAGGGCAGCCGCGAGTGCAGGGGGCGTGTTCACACATGAGGCAGCGCTGCGCCTGCTCCATGGCCTGTTCCAGCGTGTAGCTCTGGGAGACTTCGTCGAAATTGTGGACGCGTTGCTCCGCAGACTGCTTCGAGGGCTTGGCGCCCTCGATGTCGTAACGCTCACGGCGGGTTAGCATCCTCCGACCTCCCGTGGCGCGCGGTTGGAGCACGCCCGGTAGCTGCCACTGTCCTTAGCCTGCCTGAAAAGAAGCACCGCGGGCTGTGTCATTCGTCACAAGCCCGGGTGATGAATCAGGCGCTCGGAGGTAGAGGGAGGGTCTTAGTTGGTGGTGATGTTGAAGTTGACGGTGATGTAGGTTTCCGTCTCCACCGGGCGTCCATTGAAATAGTAGGGACGGTAGCGCCACTGCCGGGCGACCTGGATGGCGGCCGGCCC
The nucleotide sequence above comes from Terriglobales bacterium. Encoded proteins:
- a CDS encoding NAD(P)-dependent oxidoreductase, whose protein sequence is MLTRRERYDIEGAKPSKQSAEQRVHNFDEVSQSYTLEQAMEQAQRCLMCEHAPCTRGCPLHNDIPTAMFLLSQGDIVGAGRVFLENSNFPDVCGRICPQEKQCEGSCVLAAREKPVHIGKLEAFVVDYVRRNHGYLPRPKLPATGMRVAVVGAGPAGLAVAEELAVRGHAITVYDAWPHPGGLLLYGIPGFKLNKDIVFAKIRFLEEMGIRFICNYQVGRDHPVEDLLKQADLVFLGYGAVKGGQMKIPGEDTLHNVYQATEYLVRGNLPRELLPAWMLEGGKDYRPHVGKITIVIGGGDTAMDCVRTARRLNPESDVYCVYRRTEAEMPGRGEERVNAREEGVQFEWLTAPVKLLGDESGNVCAAECIRMRLGAPDAKGRRSPVPIEGSNFVMPCDTVVMAIGYSPETEIPETTENLKTTKWGTVVVESEETGRTTREDVYAAGDNVRGADLVVTAVAAARNAALDMHRKLMAMRARRINQKL
- a CDS encoding OmpH family outer membrane protein; the protein is MADVESPRPERSGKKTLLLIAALLYVFASFYVMFDLRSSLEAQQNALTKATEEQQKLAQSLESAESSLRASDEALGEKVGLAQQELQARAAELQKQQRAQVARLMKQQKEQMEEVTGQVEDVKTDVASAKSDLEATRQRLDSTIGDLGLQSGLIARTREELDILKRRGQKNYHEFALLKGKAPMRVADISLALKKSDPKKSKFTLNVIADDRTIEKKDRNLFEPLQFYTGKDRSLYELVIFTMDKNKVTGYLATPKEVASAKLEAQQ